CGGTCCAATGATGCCCTCAGCAACAATCGCCGACGACAGGCCGGCCGACCAACTGGCCAGCTCCGGTACGACCTGCGCGATCGAGTGTGCGTAGTACGACGTGCGCTCGAGCCAGGAAGTCCGCCGAGGAGCCTCGAGCAACTCGGACGGCAACCGATCGAGCATCCGGGTCAACTCGGCCGGATCGGTGCCGACATGTCCGGACCGCAACGCCGACCGCAGCGTCCGCCCACCCAGCGCCTCCAGGACGACGAGCCCGTCGTCGGTCCACCCAAGACTCCGAGGAGCCGGTACGCCGGCGCCCGTCAGCAGTCGATGCCGGTCGTGCAGCGCTTGCCCGTCGCCGCTCGGCACAACCTTCAGAAACAGCCGCCCGAGCGGCCCAATCGCTTCGACCACAGCCCGCCGTAACGGCCGATAAGCCCGCAACCGAACAGACACCGGCCCGCTACCAAGCCCACACCGGCTGAAGAGCGACGAGACGGCGACAGGATCCATCGCACCCCGCAGCCCAGGAAGCCGAGGATCGTTGGCAGCGCTCCAGACACCGATCTGTGTCTCAGCGTCTCCGACCACCGTGACGCCGGCCGGTATCTGCCCGCCGGCAGTTGCCCCGAACACCTCATCGGTGACAACCCCTGCTGACGAGACAGTCGCCCGGTAGGCGACGGTAGCGGTCTCGGCGTGGTGAGCAACCTCCGTCGAACGCCAATCGATCAGCTCTCCACCGGCGGCCTCGACCGCGGCACCGAGGATCTCGCCGGCCGCCGGGCCGGTGAGCAACTCCAGGGCCTCGCTGTGTTCTGCCATACCCAGAACAGTGCCGGGCCACCATGAGCGACCCGTGAGCCGAATCTGAGAGACCTCTCATCCAAGGGTGAGTCCGGTGTTGGCGATCGTCAGGTGGTACGCCGACCAACCGCGCAGCGCGGTCAGCTGCTCGGCCGTGAGCCGGTCGCACACCCACTGCCAGTGCAGCGAGACCCACTCACCGGGCGCGAGCGGGTCGAGCAGGTCGTGCCGCCGGACGGTCTCCCGGCGAAGGGGGCCAAGGGCAAGGACCTGTCCGCTCCAGGTCAGCGGCCGCGACTCGACCACCACCTCCGAACCGGTGTCGGCGACCACCCGGCCCCACCGGATCCGGCACTGGTCGAGCACGTGCAGCGCCTGTCCACTCGCGCGCCCGTCGCCGAGCAACGCGACCCACGGATACACGCAGAACACCTGGTAGCTGTGGTGCGGCCGCCCACCCGCTGCGAACATCGCGCCCAGATCGTCGAGCAGCGGACTGCCGATCCAGTAC
The Kribbella italica DNA segment above includes these coding regions:
- a CDS encoding phosphotransferase family protein, encoding MAEHSEALELLTGPAAGEILGAAVEAAGGELIDWRSTEVAHHAETATVAYRATVSSAGVVTDEVFGATAGGQIPAGVTVVGDAETQIGVWSAANDPRLPGLRGAMDPVAVSSLFSRCGLGSGPVSVRLRAYRPLRRAVVEAIGPLGRLFLKVVPSGDGQALHDRHRLLTGAGVPAPRSLGWTDDGLVVLEALGGRTLRSALRSGHVGTDPAELTRMLDRLPSELLEAPRRTSWLERTSYYAHSIAQVVPELASWSAGLSSAIVAEGIIGPTVPVHGDFYEAQVHVDQSGAIVGLLDVDTAGPGDRLDDLACLVGHLSVLAQVLPANADAIDGLAEHCLSTFDRQVDPDQLRLRIASVVLSLATGPHRVQDAGWQQATRERVALAERWYDAAHRVHRSSVLPLEERNHHESNA
- a CDS encoding DUF6390 family protein codes for the protein MITATTAAGPLLFVRYAMAPNLLGYCGPDDAGALITSSVRGAVDEVRDLARQFESAWPCLQLIARAAGLDDPLDQRVVEAYWIGSPLLDDLGAMFAAGGRPHHSYQVFCVYPWVALLGDGRASGQALHVLDQCRIRWGRVVADTGSEVVVESRPLTWSGQVLALGPLRRETVRRHDLLDPLAPGEWVSLHWQWVCDRLTAEQLTALRGWSAYHLTIANTGLTLG